A single region of the Leptolyngbya boryana PCC 6306 genome encodes:
- a CDS encoding peroxiredoxin family protein, producing the protein MIAHLSTFVVGLVFLITGIVKALNSQSFMVQLFRYGLFPRIVLPSAIAFIGLECALGTALILHDFPQWLVPGTIVLILALSALTTWSVSSGRTEDCGCYSGLFVITPQKSILLNLAYILLLDLAWLYPTPDYQTYSWQWIVTLIALPIGSLLGWRSRSKPLIDFSRLKAGKRWSPQWLKDNNASLQQGTHFVVFLGRDCPYCKQWVPLLNVMNTQKDLPSVIGIMSLKPEEIEAFKVQHLVRFPIVQMDRLLFGYLVDSFPIAVLVNDGVIENKWLGEIPKEFFNRIKQFYQSTVFSKLNVRQFSG; encoded by the coding sequence ATGATTGCACACCTCAGCACCTTTGTTGTTGGTCTTGTCTTCCTTATTACAGGAATCGTTAAGGCACTCAATTCTCAATCTTTCATGGTCCAGCTCTTTCGATATGGGCTGTTTCCCCGAATCGTACTACCAAGTGCAATCGCATTTATCGGTCTGGAGTGCGCGTTAGGGACAGCATTAATCCTTCATGATTTCCCTCAGTGGCTAGTTCCTGGAACGATTGTTCTCATTCTGGCGCTCTCTGCACTCACAACTTGGTCCGTGTCCTCAGGGCGTACTGAAGATTGTGGCTGTTATAGCGGATTGTTCGTTATCACTCCTCAGAAAAGCATCTTGCTCAATCTCGCCTACATTCTGCTTTTAGACTTAGCTTGGCTTTACCCAACACCCGATTACCAAACGTACTCCTGGCAGTGGATCGTCACGCTCATCGCCTTGCCCATCGGTAGCCTCCTCGGTTGGCGATCGCGATCTAAACCACTGATAGACTTCTCACGACTCAAAGCTGGGAAACGCTGGTCTCCTCAATGGTTGAAAGACAATAACGCAAGCCTACAGCAAGGAACCCACTTTGTCGTCTTCCTCGGCAGAGACTGTCCTTATTGCAAACAATGGGTGCCCTTGCTGAATGTTATGAATACTCAGAAGGATCTACCCAGCGTTATCGGCATTATGTCCCTCAAACCTGAAGAAATCGAAGCCTTTAAGGTGCAACATCTGGTTCGCTTTCCTATTGTCCAAATGGATAGATTACTGTTCGGTTACTTAGTCGATAGCTTTCCCATTGCCGTACTGGTAAACGATGGAGTGATCGAGAATAAATGGCTTGGTGAAATTCCCAAAGAGTTTTTCAACCGAATCAAACAATTCTACCAGAGTACAGTCTTCTCTAAGTTGAATGTGCGTCAATTCAGCGGCTAG
- a CDS encoding helix-turn-helix domain-containing protein, with protein MNHSTGNDEGLCSSNGSAQLTVRECEVLQLIVAGKSNKEIASCLNLAERTVKSNISCILQKLCANNRAHAVAIAVKIGAIKI; from the coding sequence ATGAATCATTCAACAGGTAATGACGAGGGGTTGTGCTCTTCAAATGGTTCAGCACAACTAACTGTCCGCGAATGTGAAGTTCTTCAATTGATAGTTGCTGGAAAGAGTAATAAAGAAATTGCTTCTTGTTTAAATTTGGCAGAGCGTACAGTCAAATCGAATATCAGTTGTATTTTGCAAAAGCTGTGTGCCAATAATCGTGCTCATGCTGTGGCTATTGCTGTCAAGATAGGAGCAATAAAAATATAA
- a CDS encoding ABC transporter permease → MTLSFGDLLGTTWKSLANDLMRSGLTTLGVFMGVAAVNATLNIQTISSTQLALKLADRDQPYIVPFVQPQAETLPPELGVADQQALRQAVPLIRSISKVGRVFSIRSVQFEGQEAKEIESNSVSLNYLETTGRRMVQGRFFDRADFDQYRPVVILDQKLAATLFAGQNPIRQAVYASGNRFTVIGVTQTKSSGSEFMRSEGMIWLTEPYATAIQGGFQYSTLQISAHRLEDIKELSEKIEQVLSQRYPQARVMIIDNAKDLVREQEAQKIASTALMLVGLVALGIGGVGIANITIASVIERTKEIGIRRAVGATQFEIMMQFILEATCLSVVGGAIAIITVHGITYVATSTVFPAPYKFSFNNTVLAMSSALLVGVGASFFPALRATQVNVVQALRSE, encoded by the coding sequence ATGACACTCTCATTTGGCGATTTGCTGGGTACAACTTGGAAATCTCTTGCGAATGACTTAATGAGATCGGGACTCACAACGCTCGGTGTGTTTATGGGTGTTGCTGCTGTCAATGCCACCTTAAACATTCAAACAATTAGCAGCACACAGCTTGCGTTGAAGTTAGCCGATCGAGACCAGCCTTATATTGTCCCGTTTGTGCAACCTCAAGCCGAAACTCTGCCACCCGAACTTGGAGTTGCAGATCAACAAGCATTAAGGCAAGCTGTTCCCTTGATTCGATCAATCAGTAAAGTCGGTCGGGTGTTTAGTATTCGCTCCGTACAGTTTGAAGGTCAGGAAGCGAAAGAGATCGAATCGAACAGTGTTTCTCTCAACTATCTAGAAACAACTGGGCGCAGAATGGTTCAGGGAAGATTCTTCGATCGTGCGGATTTTGATCAATACCGTCCAGTAGTCATTCTTGATCAAAAGTTAGCAGCAACCTTGTTTGCAGGACAGAACCCAATCCGACAGGCAGTTTATGCTTCTGGTAATCGCTTTACTGTTATTGGAGTAACACAGACGAAATCCAGCGGCTCAGAGTTTATGCGATCAGAAGGAATGATTTGGCTTACAGAACCTTATGCCACTGCCATTCAAGGCGGATTTCAATACAGTACTTTGCAGATTAGCGCTCATCGACTCGAAGACATTAAAGAACTCTCAGAGAAGATTGAACAAGTCCTATCACAACGCTATCCGCAAGCGAGAGTAATGATTATTGATAACGCAAAGGATTTAGTTAGAGAGCAGGAAGCACAAAAAATCGCGTCTACAGCATTGATGCTGGTTGGATTAGTGGCGCTAGGAATTGGTGGAGTTGGAATTGCGAACATCACGATCGCATCTGTGATCGAACGGACTAAAGAAATCGGTATCCGTCGGGCAGTTGGGGCAACTCAGTTTGAAATTATGATGCAGTTTATTTTAGAAGCTACTTGTCTGAGTGTCGTGGGCGGTGCGATCGCAATTATTACCGTTCACGGCATCACTTACGTGGCAACCAGCACTGTTTTTCCTGCCCCCTACAAATTCTCTTTCAACAATACAGTTTTGGCAATGAGTTCAGCACTCTTGGTTGGCGTTGGAGCAAGTTTCTTTCCTGCTCTCCGCGCCACTCAGGTAAATGTAGTACAAGCGCTTCGGAGTGAGTAG
- a CDS encoding peptidylprolyl isomerase translates to MTLQSLQEHVGREVPALVTVNGDAFDLREALRRFMFDDVEIYFGRFIIELLVRQYALQNNLSNSTEELQVASDEFRYHLGLESVEKLRHWLRDKHQNILSLQNHLDYYLLRNKVRESIPDRDVEAYFAQHQLEFDRADLYSIRVKNQQIAEELYAKITEEDENFHLLAMQHSLDEESKPKAGYVGRMSRNEVITEIEAAVFNAQAGDIVGPTKTEQGYNLFKVGAIYPANLEAEQDTIRTLLFNKLVAKMRIESKIIYPIFEDL, encoded by the coding sequence ATGACGTTGCAGAGTTTGCAAGAACATGTAGGGCGAGAAGTTCCCGCTCTGGTCACTGTCAACGGCGATGCTTTTGACTTACGCGAAGCTCTTCGCCGTTTCATGTTTGATGATGTAGAAATTTATTTTGGCAGATTTATCATAGAATTGCTTGTTCGCCAATATGCCCTTCAAAACAACCTCAGCAACTCCACAGAAGAATTGCAGGTTGCATCCGACGAATTTCGCTATCATCTTGGGCTGGAATCTGTCGAGAAATTGAGGCATTGGTTGAGAGATAAACATCAAAATATCCTATCCCTCCAGAATCACCTTGATTACTATTTACTGCGTAACAAGGTTCGAGAAAGTATTCCTGACAGGGATGTTGAAGCTTATTTTGCTCAACATCAACTGGAGTTTGACCGAGCTGATCTCTACAGCATCCGTGTTAAGAATCAACAGATAGCTGAAGAACTCTACGCTAAAATCACCGAGGAAGATGAAAACTTTCATTTGCTGGCAATGCAACATTCTCTTGATGAGGAGAGCAAGCCAAAAGCAGGTTATGTTGGTAGAATGAGCCGCAACGAAGTGATTACTGAGATTGAAGCTGCCGTGTTTAATGCTCAGGCAGGAGACATTGTGGGTCCTACTAAAACTGAGCAAGGCTATAACCTGTTTAAGGTAGGTGCCATTTATCCAGCCAATCTGGAAGCAGAGCAAGACACTATTCGCACACTCCTGTTTAACAAGCTAGTTGCAAAAATGCGTATTGAGTCAAAAATTATCTATCCTATTTTTGAGGACCTGTGA
- a CDS encoding peptidase domain-containing ABC transporter, with the protein MQVSFKNRFGCFPLIYQQSTMDCGAACLATICRYYGKHVSLNRIRELAHVGQSGSSMLHLLKAANTLGYETEAILETYDNLVQKPLPAIVNWRGYHWVVVYKANDRTVKVADPGEGLLNLSKADFLKGWTRYTLYLKPTEVIKQIEESKPTLQQFVPYVNSYKYLVLEIALASLVIQLLGLCLPILTKFILDKVVINQTSYWLLYSLIVLCTVVLLNAYISSCRQQLLLFVSMRTNLLMLTDFYKHLLSLPLCFFEARKVGDVTSRFEETQKITNFFTHIGLQSFLNVFSAILYLGLMFYLNSALTLVACFFLALHLVNLYWVTPQMQYSYRNVFEKGADAQSFLIESLSGLGTIKTLGIEYPTRWQAENLYLRSTNAYLRTIQLGIVSNLASGVVSHLSDSAVLFYGAIMVLQSQMTVGELVAFTLLAKSFSAPVTQLVGIWNVFQETLNAIERVNDVLESKPELNVKAAKENIRLPNLQGHVQFERLTFRYESDGQRNVLQNISLEVQPGERIAFVGRSGSGKSTLIKLLLGFYPPSLGKIYLDGFDVAKAWLPSLRSQIGVVTQHSDLFEGTIRENIAYGNSGSSLDEIIEAAKCAAAHEFISQLPQQYDTMLAEKAENLSGGQRQRIALARALVRKPRLLILDEATSALDHETEALVLKNLDNFFHNLTILFISHRLSTVATADRIVVIEGGNILEQGTHEQLITKRGLYYYLSSQQLREA; encoded by the coding sequence ATGCAGGTCAGCTTTAAGAATCGCTTCGGCTGTTTTCCATTGATCTATCAGCAAAGCACAATGGACTGTGGTGCTGCCTGTTTAGCAACAATTTGTCGTTACTACGGAAAGCACGTCAGCCTCAACCGAATAAGAGAGTTGGCTCATGTTGGACAGTCAGGGTCTTCCATGCTCCATCTGCTAAAAGCAGCCAATACCTTGGGATATGAAACAGAAGCAATATTGGAAACCTACGACAATTTGGTTCAAAAGCCATTGCCTGCGATCGTGAACTGGCGAGGGTATCACTGGGTTGTCGTTTACAAAGCGAACGATAGAACTGTGAAAGTTGCCGATCCAGGGGAGGGGCTTCTGAACTTGTCCAAAGCGGATTTTCTGAAAGGCTGGACTCGTTACACGCTTTACTTGAAACCAACGGAAGTCATTAAGCAGATCGAAGAGTCAAAACCTACCTTGCAACAGTTTGTTCCCTATGTAAATTCATACAAATACTTAGTGCTGGAAATTGCTTTAGCATCATTGGTGATTCAATTGCTTGGACTGTGTTTGCCAATCTTGACTAAGTTTATTTTAGATAAAGTTGTTATCAATCAAACCTCGTACTGGCTTTTGTATAGCCTAATTGTTCTTTGTACAGTTGTTCTATTAAATGCCTATATCAGTTCTTGCCGTCAGCAACTTCTCTTGTTCGTTTCCATGCGAACAAATCTGCTGATGTTGACTGATTTTTATAAGCATTTGCTCTCCCTGCCCTTATGTTTTTTTGAAGCTCGTAAGGTTGGAGATGTTACGAGTCGGTTCGAGGAAACCCAAAAAATCACCAATTTTTTTACACACATTGGTTTGCAATCTTTCTTGAACGTGTTCTCTGCCATTCTGTATCTGGGACTCATGTTCTATTTAAATAGTGCACTCACACTCGTTGCCTGTTTCTTTTTGGCTTTACACCTCGTTAACCTATACTGGGTTACTCCTCAGATGCAGTATTCCTACCGGAATGTGTTTGAGAAGGGAGCAGATGCCCAAAGCTTTCTGATCGAATCCTTGAGTGGATTGGGCACTATCAAAACTTTGGGGATTGAGTACCCAACCCGTTGGCAGGCAGAAAATCTATATCTTCGTTCTACCAACGCCTATCTACGAACTATTCAACTGGGCATCGTTTCTAACTTGGCAAGCGGAGTCGTCAGTCATTTGAGTGACTCTGCTGTGCTGTTCTATGGAGCGATCATGGTGCTTCAGAGCCAGATGACCGTGGGAGAACTTGTTGCATTTACCCTATTGGCAAAAAGCTTTTCTGCTCCGGTTACTCAACTCGTTGGAATTTGGAACGTTTTTCAAGAAACCTTAAATGCTATTGAGCGGGTGAACGATGTGTTAGAGAGTAAACCCGAATTAAATGTCAAAGCCGCAAAAGAAAACATTAGATTGCCGAATCTACAAGGTCATGTCCAATTTGAGCGTCTGACATTTCGTTATGAATCTGATGGTCAGAGAAATGTCTTGCAAAATATTAGCTTAGAGGTGCAGCCGGGAGAGCGAATCGCGTTCGTCGGTCGCAGCGGCTCAGGTAAATCGACCCTAATCAAGCTACTGCTTGGTTTCTATCCCCCTTCCTTAGGCAAAATTTATCTAGACGGCTTTGATGTTGCTAAGGCTTGGCTACCTTCTCTTCGCTCCCAGATTGGTGTGGTCACCCAGCACAGTGATCTGTTTGAGGGCACCATTCGCGAAAACATTGCTTATGGAAATTCAGGATCCTCTTTGGACGAGATTATTGAGGCAGCAAAATGTGCGGCTGCTCACGAATTTATTAGTCAGTTACCTCAACAGTACGATACTATGCTCGCGGAGAAGGCAGAAAATCTCAGCGGGGGGCAACGTCAGCGGATTGCGCTTGCTCGTGCTCTGGTGAGAAAGCCACGCCTTCTCATTTTGGATGAGGCAACTTCAGCTCTAGATCACGAAACAGAAGCTCTAGTTCTTAAGAATTTAGATAACTTTTTTCACAATCTCACTATACTTTTTATTTCTCATCGACTCTCGACTGTCGCGACGGCAGATCGAATTGTAGTAATTGAAGGAGGCAATATTTTAGAACAAGGAACTCACGAACAACTGATCACAAAGCGGGGTCTCTATTATTACTTGAGTTCCCAGCAATTGCGAGAGGCATAA
- a CDS encoding peptidase domain-containing ABC transporter translates to MNVEQQLLQHSLFNSLPPAVIDGLVKKAILISFQLGDIILRAGEPGEAFYLIIAGKARAVTYDAVNQPITLAILGMNDSFGEASLLFQEPVEFTIRVTEPLTLLKLRATDFEWLVRQFPHFRKDLEVRVHQQRELAFLRKLESFSALSLLESQALFQSVEKLHVKSGELLFQEGAITNAAFIIREGRIVLIKEGTNQIALATLKTGDLCGETALLGQSTYSTSAIALEDAVVWCLDQLVCSQLVANAQVRDYITQLAKHRTLQQQAVLASPRPLHKEPDPFSTFQFKKVKVGEGWFSRHYLFVQVGTPVLAGVACLALIDRLYQRPRNLQLIIRKQLQKNCPDTLVTISQKAEAWGYLTRLLSLNDQRLSMVMLPAIVESPEDQLVVILSVSRTQVTLANPLTGINLIPRQKFVQSWNGKLLNISYMPNFGNLGSRSNQILQQFLPMLRPYGRVLVWIGIISLILQLLGLIAPLFTQVTIDKVLAYSNSSLLQLMLLGMLIVTGVQLASGALREILLAHALKRLSVSITIQLFNHVLSLPPQILSKWRVGDFTIRFEENERLLQLVTQSGFKIIVDSLTVLIYLAFLLNQNARLTGVAILFVAMYGCVLIISAPLLRANNQRVFECRQEVASHMIEAISGIETIKAVSTETLFFRRGSTLMGKALMTEFKGSLLAFNVSLMGDLIQQIGTVVILAYGANLTIKGALTIGELVAFNAMLGLLLTPLQSLIGVWDDLQEIRIAFERINDVLVIPPEHQDRTAVMPTISGSVSLKQVCFCYDGSDRNVLCDLNLEVSPGQKIAIVGRSGSGKTTLARLLSKLLQPTSGTILVDGIDIRDIELSSYRNQLGVVEQNAFLFNGTIRENIAKADPTSDLECVVRASKLAGAHEFIEKLSMDYDTQIGERGITLSGGQRQRLSIARALLTNPRILILDEPTASLDSESERIIQDNLERQMANRTSFIFAHRLSTICAANLILVLDQGRILECGTHAQLIDQGGLYASLYSRI, encoded by the coding sequence ATGAATGTTGAGCAGCAACTCCTGCAACATAGCCTCTTTAACTCCCTCCCACCAGCCGTAATTGATGGACTGGTGAAAAAGGCGATCTTAATTTCTTTCCAGTTGGGGGACATCATCCTTCGTGCTGGTGAGCCTGGAGAGGCGTTTTATCTGATTATCGCAGGCAAAGCGAGAGCAGTGACTTATGATGCTGTCAACCAACCCATCACACTGGCGATTCTTGGCATGAATGATAGCTTTGGGGAAGCATCTCTACTGTTTCAAGAGCCTGTTGAGTTCACGATTCGGGTAACTGAACCTCTCACACTTCTCAAGTTGAGAGCGACAGACTTTGAGTGGCTCGTGCGTCAGTTTCCTCACTTTCGGAAGGATTTAGAAGTTCGAGTCCACCAGCAAAGGGAATTGGCATTTCTTAGGAAACTTGAATCTTTCTCTGCTCTAAGCTTGCTAGAAAGCCAAGCGCTATTCCAATCCGTTGAAAAACTTCATGTAAAGTCAGGTGAACTTCTGTTTCAAGAAGGCGCGATCACCAATGCCGCTTTTATTATCCGTGAAGGGCGTATTGTCCTGATTAAAGAAGGCACAAATCAAATAGCTCTAGCCACCTTAAAAACAGGTGATCTTTGTGGTGAAACTGCCTTGCTGGGTCAATCCACATATTCAACAAGTGCCATTGCTCTTGAAGATGCCGTTGTTTGGTGTCTGGATCAATTGGTCTGTTCTCAACTGGTTGCCAATGCACAAGTCCGAGACTACATCACCCAACTTGCGAAACATCGTACTTTACAACAGCAGGCAGTTTTAGCGAGTCCACGTCCACTACATAAGGAACCTGACCCATTCTCCACGTTTCAGTTCAAGAAGGTCAAAGTTGGAGAAGGATGGTTTTCCCGTCACTACCTGTTTGTCCAAGTTGGAACACCGGTGCTCGCGGGAGTTGCTTGTCTTGCGCTGATTGATCGTCTTTATCAGCGACCGCGTAATCTGCAACTTATCATCCGCAAACAGCTTCAGAAAAATTGCCCTGACACGTTAGTGACCATTAGTCAGAAGGCGGAAGCATGGGGATACCTTACACGATTACTGTCCCTAAACGACCAACGGCTCTCGATGGTGATGCTTCCAGCCATAGTGGAAAGTCCTGAGGATCAGTTAGTGGTCATCCTGTCTGTTTCTCGTACGCAGGTCACGCTGGCAAATCCCTTGACTGGAATTAATCTCATTCCTAGACAGAAGTTTGTTCAATCCTGGAATGGCAAATTGCTGAATATCAGTTACATGCCAAATTTTGGCAATTTAGGCAGCCGCTCTAATCAAATTCTGCAACAGTTTCTACCCATGCTCCGTCCCTATGGACGAGTTCTGGTATGGATTGGCATCATCTCCCTAATCTTACAATTGTTGGGTTTAATTGCGCCTCTATTCACTCAAGTTACGATCGACAAAGTGCTTGCTTACAGCAACAGCTCTTTACTCCAACTCATGTTGCTCGGAATGCTAATCGTCACAGGTGTACAACTTGCAAGTGGTGCTTTGCGTGAAATATTGTTGGCACATGCTCTCAAACGCCTCAGTGTATCGATCACCATTCAGTTGTTTAATCATGTTCTCTCTCTACCCCCACAAATCCTCTCAAAATGGCGAGTTGGAGATTTCACGATTCGATTTGAGGAAAACGAAAGGCTACTGCAACTAGTGACCCAAAGCGGTTTCAAAATTATTGTTGATAGTTTAACGGTTCTTATTTATCTAGCGTTTCTCTTGAACCAAAATGCTCGACTGACAGGTGTGGCTATCTTGTTCGTTGCAATGTACGGATGCGTTCTGATTATCTCGGCACCGCTACTGCGTGCGAATAATCAGCGGGTGTTTGAATGTCGTCAGGAGGTAGCGTCTCATATGATTGAGGCAATCAGTGGGATCGAAACCATTAAAGCGGTCTCGACGGAAACCCTCTTTTTCAGGCGAGGAAGCACCCTGATGGGCAAAGCGTTAATGACAGAGTTCAAAGGTTCGCTGCTCGCATTCAATGTCAGCTTGATGGGTGATCTGATTCAACAAATTGGGACTGTCGTTATCCTGGCTTATGGCGCTAATCTCACAATCAAGGGTGCCTTGACAATTGGGGAACTGGTTGCATTTAACGCCATGCTGGGCTTGCTTTTGACACCTCTACAAAGTTTGATCGGGGTGTGGGATGACCTGCAAGAGATCCGGATTGCCTTCGAGCGGATTAACGATGTTTTGGTGATCCCGCCCGAACATCAGGACCGGACTGCTGTAATGCCGACGATTTCGGGTTCCGTAAGTCTCAAACAAGTTTGCTTTTGTTACGATGGCAGCGATCGCAATGTTCTATGCGATCTCAATTTAGAGGTGTCACCGGGTCAAAAAATCGCGATTGTGGGCAGAAGTGGCTCCGGAAAAACCACGCTAGCAAGACTATTAAGCAAGCTTTTGCAGCCCACGAGTGGCACTATTTTAGTAGATGGAATTGATATTCGTGATATTGAATTGTCTTCGTACCGCAATCAATTAGGCGTTGTCGAACAGAATGCTTTTCTATTCAATGGTACTATTCGAGAAAACATTGCGAAAGCTGATCCAACATCAGATTTAGAATGTGTTGTGCGAGCCTCTAAGCTAGCAGGTGCCCATGAATTCATCGAAAAATTGTCGATGGATTACGACACTCAAATTGGGGAACGTGGTATTACCCTGAGCGGCGGTCAACGACAGCGTCTCTCGATCGCGCGTGCCCTCTTAACCAATCCCCGTATCTTAATTCTGGATGAGCCTACTGCTTCACTCGACTCAGAATCAGAGCGAATAATCCAAGATAATTTAGAACGGCAAATGGCAAACCGAACCAGTTTTATCTTTGCCCATCGCTTAAGTACTATCTGTGCGGCTAACCTCATTTTGGTGTTGGATCAAGGACGGATTCTGGAGTGCGGTACCCACGCCCAATTAATAGACCAAGGTGGTTTATACGCTAGTTTGTACAGCAGGATATGA
- a CDS encoding efflux RND transporter periplasmic adaptor subunit, protein MTDIKSTDARPAENLVPEKQSPPTKTKFVQGRRRFSWRIGLGAMGIIGTASFGYSRFFNRPSEAVPVVLVPVTRSNVELTVTESGTIELGGQQTLKSPHDVTVEQVNVKEGDRVQQGQALLILRDRETQDKLQTQQVETGKFQLDLARNRDKVDEAQQRLKLATGRYQAAQNVFRQGAISGSEFQRFQDELEKANTEFKDSQTDLQKSELETRKGQEKLIGMQQQLSDRIVTAPISGMVLKVNVKNGDGTKTESNLLTIGDPAKEVVKLQLTTLNAAKVRINQPAKVSVIGPDAKTFTGRVISLSPQATSPREGESSNTGMNSGGLGNEQAKVEARVMLDRPSTSLIPGSLVSVEVITDQRQNVVAIPPEAVQRTEASPFVWVKDAQGKAQKQLIALGLQGLQQVEVTSGLNQNDQIVLASPSLPLTVGTPLKLGSPPQVSPEGAKP, encoded by the coding sequence ATGACAGATATCAAATCAACAGACGCTAGACCAGCAGAGAACTTAGTACCTGAGAAACAATCTCCACCCACTAAGACTAAATTTGTGCAGGGTAGAAGGCGATTTTCTTGGCGCATTGGGCTTGGTGCTATGGGTATCATTGGCACTGCGAGCTTTGGATACAGCCGCTTCTTCAATCGCCCTTCTGAAGCCGTTCCCGTTGTCCTTGTTCCCGTAACCAGGAGCAATGTTGAACTTACCGTGACAGAAAGTGGCACGATTGAGCTTGGTGGACAACAAACCCTGAAATCGCCGCACGACGTGACTGTTGAGCAAGTCAATGTGAAAGAAGGCGACCGCGTTCAGCAAGGACAAGCATTGCTGATTTTGCGTGATCGTGAAACTCAAGACAAATTACAAACTCAGCAAGTCGAAACGGGCAAATTTCAGCTTGATCTTGCCCGTAATCGTGACAAAGTAGACGAAGCTCAACAGAGGCTTAAACTAGCAACGGGAAGGTATCAAGCAGCACAAAATGTATTTCGCCAGGGCGCGATTTCTGGCTCCGAATTTCAGCGATTTCAAGACGAATTAGAAAAAGCAAACACGGAGTTCAAAGATTCTCAAACTGACCTGCAAAAGTCTGAACTTGAAACCCGCAAAGGACAAGAGAAACTCATCGGGATGCAGCAGCAATTGAGCGATCGTATTGTTACGGCTCCAATCAGTGGCATGGTGTTGAAGGTGAACGTGAAGAACGGAGACGGAACGAAAACTGAAAGCAATTTACTGACGATCGGCGATCCAGCAAAAGAAGTTGTGAAGTTACAACTAACGACGCTGAATGCAGCGAAAGTTCGGATCAACCAGCCTGCAAAAGTGAGTGTAATTGGACCAGACGCTAAAACATTCACGGGAAGAGTCATCAGTCTATCGCCGCAAGCAACCTCTCCAAGAGAAGGCGAAAGCAGTAACACAGGGATGAATTCTGGTGGATTAGGCAATGAACAGGCTAAAGTTGAAGCCAGAGTCATGCTTGATCGTCCTAGCACTTCACTAATTCCCGGAAGCTTAGTAAGTGTTGAGGTGATCACTGACCAGCGGCAGAATGTGGTTGCAATTCCGCCTGAAGCAGTTCAGCGCACTGAAGCATCACCCTTTGTTTGGGTAAAAGATGCTCAAGGGAAAGCACAGAAACAATTGATCGCTTTAGGACTTCAAGGCTTACAGCAAGTCGAGGTGACATCCGGACTAAATCAGAACGATCAAATCGTACTCGCTTCTCCAAGTCTGCCGCTTACGGTTGGAACACCGCTCAAACTGGGTAGCCCACCTCAAGTATCTCCTGAAGGCGCAAAACCGTAG
- a CDS encoding HlyD family efflux transporter periplasmic adaptor subunit: protein MVKQASQTTASVSEQDIATLDTFAQKALQTNQLSEVMMVEPSLMQRGAIYFMTAALGAILCLLYLGRVPVWVSARGKIVPTKTTPLVVKATVPNKDIGFIKVGMLARIKVDAYPFQQFGSISAQVQQITPDSSNEDNFTVTLGLLQNSIKTNEHSIQLFSGLTVQAEVQTRNQRLFDVLLSK, encoded by the coding sequence ATGGTGAAACAAGCTTCTCAAACAACTGCTTCAGTTTCAGAGCAAGATATTGCAACGCTAGATACATTTGCTCAAAAAGCGTTGCAGACGAACCAGCTATCGGAAGTCATGATGGTAGAACCTTCGCTCATGCAACGAGGTGCTATCTACTTCATGACCGCTGCTTTAGGAGCGATTTTGTGTTTACTCTACTTGGGGCGAGTTCCAGTTTGGGTGAGCGCACGAGGAAAAATCGTTCCAACGAAAACGACACCGCTTGTAGTAAAGGCAACTGTGCCAAACAAAGATATTGGCTTTATCAAGGTGGGTATGTTAGCACGAATCAAGGTTGATGCCTACCCATTCCAGCAATTTGGTAGTATTTCAGCTCAAGTGCAACAGATTACGCCTGACTCTAGTAACGAAGATAATTTTACTGTAACACTAGGCTTACTTCAAAACTCGATTAAAACTAACGAGCATTCAATACAGTTATTTTCAGGACTCACCGTTCAAGCAGAGGTTCAAACGAGAAATCAACGCTTATTCGATGTGCTATTAAGCAAATGA